ttttcgcatcatgccagccaaacggctgcagaaaaatcattctgtatgaggaagaggcgtatgcgccttggagtttcaaaaggtttccattcaccgtggatattggccaagccctactactgtaggaccattggacttacgaggaagtgagtaaacatcttgttttgtagtatgtcaaatattaatacagcgactacaaagtaaacactacaaactttcttcaaataaaggaatacttacgtttgatcattgataggcatgtaaaaagctctcctcatgcacaatagcagcacgttagctgcacaacaactgcagcccgccctcctccagggaacgaactgtaaattgctctccgccgggtggtttgccgatccgcgaagacaatcgacaacccagttgtcatgtcaataaatccaggctagttatgtgtgattttccgctttgaagactttgaaacatcactcggttcgagttagcatgtcggctagctgtcacgccttttggtttgtttacattgtccgaagccggggaagggaaatgacatatgtccgatttaggtgtcataaaatatcgttcgggaggtgcgacagtaaaggtgaagtcgacagttttgaccattatggagaatTTTGCCAtgccgtcctgaataaatgcatttttattatttcatattccatttagcacaagactgttatttgtcatgaccatgccatttatttagcaattggggaaaattctTGGATAAAaccaaatatttaaaatatgtaaaaatattgaagtaaagagacggaaataatgacattttgcagctctcttcgtctcgttttcctcgtgaaTAGTTccgcctcgacgggctgactggtccttctcaagccatttatatagctattggggaaaaatacttggataaaaagaatatcctgtaaaaatattggagtagagagactgaaacaatgacgttttgcggctctcttcgtcgcgttttcctcgttctgaataattcccctcactgggctgaatagtaaaaccgatgagcagtctactgctgacgtcatccacctgttggggacactaaagccctataatggtaggtgtggctaaccggcagattaaaagactaatttctcgtgatctgcgctttgctaaattgttgtatatagtcgaatcgtgtcAAAATAtggttgtaattcacataataatgccatttaagactttttttctcctgtcgtatgctcttttaagctgctgatacagaatggggacttgagtattttatttattgttttaaaatgttaacttgatactgaaatagtttatttaaacctgagaggctttttatacaatttttgtaactaatgcacgaaacattaaaagcatctaatagcttgggggatttatgggattttccactgaggttgttggtgtgttttgctttttaaagacattttacaatattatttgcacgttttactgactatgccatttctgtttgttatttataatgttttgtgtttgtcactgaataaacaggtcagtttcttgttaccaaccgttgtgtgttattcaaactcacctaatttagctgactagttgttatcaagagtactaaaacatttttcaacatgagtcagaCATCTAActgaggaggctaaataactttaaactttaacacatgctcagataggttggtattggtatcggtatcggtatcggccagtatcggtatcggatcggaagtgcaaaacaatatcggattggaagtgcaaaaacctggatccggacatccctagttaagaccaacataagctaagtttttgtttgagcttgtttttttttaatgcattcgtaatttagattattggtatatttagccgttttttgtgtgaatgtgtctgaaccatttgtgcagagcattgtgaaaaacattagcgttttatagcatttaagcttgtaaacttttgctatgtaagttagccaattgttcttttgttatacaTAGATCCTCCattatttttataccgtttgagggtcTGCtgagtttttttaatttttcatgtccctcatccgattactcgattattcgaactaagtagttaatcaattaatcgactactaaaataatcgatagctgcagccctatcatTTGTCTTCTTGTGTCCTGCAGGTTTCAGCAAATATCTTGGTCCTGACGCTCAACAGCTAAAGCGAGAAGTACAACTTCCAATCGAAAAGGAGGAGGTAGAGCTGCCATACATTAAAGAGGAGGACAATATTACCATGTCGACTGCTGAGCCATTGAATAGCGAGGATGGTCTGAGTGAGGCTAGCAGAGGAATGGAGTCTCCaagcagcagctcaacagaaggaTCGCGAGCACACATTTTCATCGCACCATCAGATAGAAATGGCGCCACGTCAGACTCACCTTGCAAAGATGATGGTCATAAGAAATCTCACCAAACCTTTGCTAATAACTATACTTGTCGTATGCATATGAGgagccacactggtgaaaatcctcttgtctgctcagtttgtggccaaGGCTTCACTCGCAAGTACACCTTAAAAATacacgaaagaacccacaccggtgaaaaacctttttcctgcccagtttgtggtcgaggtttcGCTAAAATGCATAACTTACAAATACACGTAAGAACGCAcaccggagaaaaaccttttttctgctcagtttgtggtcaaggattcactcaAATTCACCacttaaaagtacacacaagaacccacactggtgaaaaaccttatttctgctcagtttgtggtcaaggattcagtcaTAAGAGTGgcttaaaagtacacacaagaacccacactggcgaaaaacctttttcctgctcagattgTGGTCAAGAATTCAGTCATAAGAGTGGCTTAAAAGTacacataagaacccacactggtgaaaaacctttttcctgctcagtttgttgtCAACGGTTCAGTCATAATAGTGccttaaaagtacacacaagaacccacactggtgaaaaaccttttttctgctcagtttgtggtcaaggattcactcaaattcaacacttaaaagtacacacaagaacccacactggtgaaaaaccgttttcctgctcagtttgtggtcaaaaattcGCTCGCAAGGATCGGATTAAAAGACACGTGTGCATTGTTGTCAGAAGCAGTGGCCAATGACTGTAGTTTCCCCTACATTCAAAACATTGTGGCACactgccacaccaaaataaaagccgccacacctggcaaaaaagatttttttttttaaagtatgttTCAAATTTAGCATCAGCCTAGTGTgcagggttcagcggcaacctattcattgtattcatggcccccttaagagacgagcTGTGACGTAGAAGAAGGAAGCGAGAAAGAGAACGGGTGAGCTTGCGAGAGATAGCAGTCGCACATTTCCGCTGTTATTTCGttattctttttctttattattgttgccacaataaagtgggtaggcCAATaatgactcctctccttcttcccaccatctggggcattacagtattttggatcggacttttcggcgaaagtgacagCTGTCTTGGTCGGAatggcaagtttgaatgaagttgcaccgagaggcggggcccaaaatagtcTTGCTCTATTTCAGAGCGCCGCTGCGCTACAGTCAAAAACGcattcaatagcagaggggctgGCGTACTtaaatctgtgctatcaggctgttacgACAGTCGGATGTTCGCAATCACGGCGATGAAACCTTGATGAAtgccctttttttccccacaagttTTGCAAGCtaagggacactcgaaaaatggctctcatacctctcctttctAAGCTAAATCAAAATGGTACcttgatgtgcgtttgtgtggaaatatagttcacgaacaaaaaaaaactattcaccttctcacctgaACTACATAgcaattagaatttccccctactccttgaaacgGGTCCATTACAAGTGTGTAGAATTGGTGTCAATAtttgtagggacgatataacagcataacctgcatgtatactttttgctggggacggaacattaataaaaccaaacagattaggtgaacgggggtcatggctacatttctcaccaatataaacctaattaattgatgtgctaaatgatcaatgcaaaaataaatctgttttgacttgtaccaactttcacactgcaaatttataacgtcttaatatgataatttttcttaaatctagtcgaataattttctccaacctgttttgagtgttaaagactagctaacagattaatgggtcagattattcaatttatttcaggtaaatattaccatttgttcttattaagcccatacatccaaaggttggtcatttttcaccaaaatcaaggggaaaaatgctttcaaataatgttttgaacaatatcaattcttgaattaagaacatttctgacaaaaaagctttttttaagattaagtaTACTCAATTTTTGCCTAAAATATatgttaagaaaaatagctagcggaAAATAATCttacttcaagaaatctgagtaaaattgacttgaagcaATGGCAAATAATTTCAATTATTCCTAGTAGATTTGGACTGAAAacgagggaatttaactagtcatCAGCTAAtaaaaacgtgcgtttgagggggaaaaatggtgtccgtgtaagtctgaacataatgaaagtaattcacttcataatggtagggtcaattctgtccttacaaaataaatgaagacgatctaaattacctctataactgaactcattataaaatggaaataaggttgctcaaaagttggtggggaaatttcccagtgttatgtccctaatgtccctatgcaaacctacaccattggtccattaacagaagggctattattgttgtggtaatataGTACATATTggggtcaaataaaaggaaaaagaaggacaacGAGATGTTAAGTTTTACTGTTGCTACGAGGAAACAAAAGTCGGATTATTATGTCGGGTAATgtggctgtaatcagctacgcattttacgttcATGTacagtagctgagagctatgacattagcctgactaataaaatatttccaatagatctttgtcatggttcttcttgggggaaaaatgtCATTTGTGACACATTTTTgcagtggcacgacatggtgaggctgtccgactccgatgcagcccaccaccacagcttcaaaaaatcctaggggaaaccctggacTGTTTTGCCTGTCATCCAAGCTACCTTCATCAGATTGTGCACGCATGTCAATTGTAGTCTGTAGAGTTTCCTCAAAACCTGTTTAGGTTTGGCAGTACTGGTGCcttacattggggcaaataagtatgtagtcaaccactaattgtgcaagttctcccacttgaaaatattggcgAGGcggttaattgtcaacatggggaaacctcaaccatgagagacagaatgtgggggaaaaaaaacagaaaatcacattatttgatttttaaagaatttatttgcaaatcatggtggaaaataggtatttggtcaataccgaagttcatctcaatactttattatatacactttgttgccaataacggaggccacacgttttctgtaactcttcacaagcttttcacacaacgttgctggtattttggcccattgctcTATGCAGTTCtcatctagagcagtgatgttttgggctgttgttgggcaacacggactttcaactccctccacagattttctatggtgttgagatctggagactggctaggccactccaggaccttgaaatgctacttacaaagccactcctttgttgccctggctgcttgtttgggatcattgtcatgctgacccagccatgtctcatcttcaatgctcttgctgatggaaggagatttacactctaaatctttcgatacatggccccattcatttatttcctttacacagatcagtcgtcctggtccctttgcagaaaaaaagcccccaagcatgatgtttccacccccatgcttcacagtgggtatggtgcaattgggatgcaattcaatattcttcctcctccaaacacgagaacctgtgtttctaccaaaaagttctattttggtttcatcttacCATAACACAGTTTCTCccattcctcttctggatcatccaaatgctctctagcacagACGGGgctggacacgtctggcagtgcaggatttgagtccctggcggcgcattatgttactgatagtagcctttgttattgtggtctcagctctctgtaggtcattcactaggtccccccgtgtggttctgggatttttgctcaccgttcttgttatcattttgacgccacggggtgagatcttgcatggatccccagatcgaaggagattatcagtggtcttgtatgtcttccatttcctaataattgctcccacagttgatttctttacaccaagcgttttacctattgcagattcagtcttctcagctTGGTGCAGGttcacaattttgtctctggtgtccttcgacagctctttggtcttggccatagtagagtttggagtgtgactgattgagattatagacaggtgtcttttatgctgataatgagttaaaacaggtgccattaatacaggtaacgagtggagcctcgttaaaccttgttagaagaagttagacctctttgacagccagaaatcttgcttgtttgtaggtgaccaaatacttattttccactctaatttggaataaattctttaaaaatcaaaccgtgattttttttttttttttcatggttgaggtttacccattttgacaattaaaggcctctctaatcttttcaagtctgagaacttccacaattagtggttgactaaatacttatttgccccactgtacatgtgctTTGTCCAATCCTTGTACGATGTGGATCCACACTCTTGCCAAAAGTATTGCCTCACCTGATTTAACTCTAAAGTTGAGTGGCATTATTTATTCAATACTCTCCCTCTTTCAAACTACACTTTTCATGGCTAATATTTGAAACGGTATAccccaaattacaaaaaaatctaaatcatTCATCAATAATATAATTACATAAATATGGAAAATTGTGATTGGCTCacaaatattagtttttttggggaggggtgATTTATATATCATCAGTAAAAGTCATCAGTAAAATCCTtccattgattataatttggtgTAGATGAGCGAAAAGATAACGGCTTTCCTTATTTTGGAAACTGATTGTAAAACACAGCCTCACGAGATGCTTTCATTATTGTTGACTTTCGTGGAGGCGGCAAAGCGCTACAGAAAGTACGTGGCTGCTTATTCAGCCACATTACGCCTGCGTAACaggaatacatttttttcctcctagtCACAGTACGACTATAATCTCGTAGTCCTCTTTTCTTTATTTTGGCCTACTACTTGGTCGTACAAATCGGACAATGATGAGTAAAATTGTTTGTGCTTTTAATCATTCCGGCCCACGTCGATGAAAATCTCGACTCTGCTTCGAATTTTCAAATGCTTGTACTTCACTGtgc
This sequence is a window from Corythoichthys intestinalis isolate RoL2023-P3 chromosome 13, ASM3026506v1, whole genome shotgun sequence. Protein-coding genes within it:
- the LOC130927781 gene encoding zinc finger protein 239-like isoform X2, producing MSDVGEAHRPGCQESARTEEEEEEKEEESLHVKKLVEESVHVKEEQKDYFIRVENPHIEEQQQPHPLKNEDPPYVKMEVMDIPMWTGEPLKGKDGGLSEASRGAEPSSASSSSSKEGFQTDKLFARPSESDDNTSHSLFCFSKYLGPDAQQLKREVQLPIEKEEVELPYIKEEDNITMSTAEPLNSEDGLSEASRGMESPSSSSTEGSRAHIFIAPSDRNGATSDSPCKDDGHKKSHQTFANNYTCRMHMRSHTGENPLVCSVCGQGFTRKYTLKIHERTHTGEKPFSCPVCGRGFAKMHNLQIHVRTHTGEKPFFCSVCGQGFTQIHHLKVHTRTHTGEKPYFCSVCGQGFSHKSGLKVHTRTHTGEKPFSCSDCGQEFSHKSGLKVHIRTHTGEKPFSCSVCCQRFSHNSALKVHTRTHTGEKPFFCSVCGQGFTQIQHLKVHTRTHTGEKPFSCSVCGQKFARKDRIKRHVCIVVRSSGQ